Proteins from a genomic interval of Streptomyces sp. NBC_01445:
- a CDS encoding NUDIX hydrolase, with product MTHAHSEAHEERVTKIEPVRLSREGLPEWLDPVVKAADTVEPLQLSRFLPPESGDGRQSAVLILFGEGERGPELLLMERATSLRSHAGQPSFPGGALDPEDGDPRTDGPLRAALREAEEETGLDPRGVQLFGVLPKLYIPVSSFVVTPVLGWWRTPTPVQAVDPAETARVFTVPVADLTDPRHRATAVHPRGHQGPAFLVESALVWGFTAGVIDRILHYAGWERPWDRSKQVPLDWRS from the coding sequence ATGACGCATGCACACAGTGAGGCGCACGAAGAGCGCGTGACGAAGATCGAGCCCGTGCGGCTGAGCCGCGAGGGGCTGCCCGAGTGGCTCGACCCGGTCGTGAAGGCCGCCGACACGGTCGAGCCGCTGCAGCTGAGCCGTTTCCTGCCGCCCGAGAGCGGCGACGGGCGCCAGTCCGCCGTCCTGATCCTCTTCGGTGAGGGCGAGCGCGGCCCCGAGCTGCTGCTCATGGAGCGCGCCACATCGCTGCGCTCGCACGCGGGCCAGCCGTCCTTCCCGGGCGGCGCCCTCGACCCGGAGGACGGCGATCCGCGTACGGACGGGCCGCTGCGCGCCGCCCTGCGCGAGGCGGAGGAGGAGACCGGGCTCGATCCGCGCGGTGTCCAGCTCTTCGGCGTCCTGCCGAAGCTGTACATCCCGGTGAGCAGCTTCGTGGTGACGCCGGTCCTCGGCTGGTGGCGCACACCGACGCCGGTGCAGGCGGTCGACCCGGCGGAGACGGCCCGCGTCTTCACGGTCCCCGTGGCGGATCTCACGGATCCGCGCCACCGTGCGACGGCGGTCCACCCGAGGGGCCACCAGGGCCCGGCGTTCCTCGTCGAATCGGCTCTGGTCTGGGGCTTTACGGCCGGAGTGATCGACCGGATCCTGCACTACGCGGGATGGGAGCGCCCCTGGGACCGCAGTAAGCAGGTCCCACTCGACTGGCGCTCATGA
- a CDS encoding alpha/beta fold hydrolase, which produces MTDPATPSAQPASVVRIGVPGGGELTHRDVAANGARFHIAEMGDGPLVLLLHGFPQFWWTWRHQMVALADAGFRAVAMDLRGVGGSDRTPRGYDPANLALDITGVVRSLGEPDAALVGHDLGGYLAWTAAVMRPKLVRRLVVSSMPHPRRWRSAMLSDVKQTAAGSYVWGFQRPWVPERQLVADDGALVGRLIRDWSGPRLPDDEAVDVYRRAMCIPSTAHCSVEPYRWMVRSMARPDGIQFNRRMKRPVRVPTLHLHGSLDPVMRTRSAAGSGEYVEAPYRWRLFDGLGHFPHEEDPVAFSSELVSWLKDPEPDR; this is translated from the coding sequence ATGACGGACCCCGCCACCCCTTCGGCCCAGCCCGCCTCGGTCGTACGCATCGGCGTCCCGGGCGGCGGCGAGCTGACCCACCGGGACGTCGCCGCCAACGGCGCGCGCTTCCACATCGCCGAGATGGGCGACGGGCCACTGGTCCTGCTCCTGCACGGCTTCCCCCAGTTCTGGTGGACGTGGCGGCACCAGATGGTGGCGCTCGCCGACGCAGGGTTCCGGGCCGTGGCCATGGACCTGCGCGGCGTCGGCGGCAGCGACCGCACCCCCCGCGGCTACGACCCGGCGAACCTCGCCCTCGACATCACGGGCGTCGTACGGTCCCTCGGCGAGCCCGACGCGGCGCTCGTGGGGCACGACCTGGGCGGCTATCTCGCGTGGACCGCGGCCGTCATGCGGCCCAAGCTGGTGCGCCGGCTCGTGGTCTCCTCGATGCCGCACCCCCGGCGCTGGCGCTCGGCGATGCTGTCCGACGTCAAGCAGACCGCCGCGGGCTCGTACGTCTGGGGCTTCCAGCGGCCGTGGGTGCCGGAGCGTCAGCTCGTCGCGGACGACGGCGCCCTGGTCGGGCGGCTGATCCGGGACTGGTCCGGGCCGCGTCTCCCCGACGACGAGGCCGTGGACGTGTACCGGCGCGCCATGTGCATCCCGTCCACGGCACATTGCTCGGTCGAGCCGTACCGCTGGATGGTGCGGTCGATGGCCCGTCCGGACGGCATCCAGTTCAACCGGCGCATGAAGCGTCCGGTGCGGGTGCCGACGCTGCATCTGCACGGCTCGCTCGACCCCGTGATGCGTACGCGCAGCGCGGCGGGCTCCGGCGAGTACGTCGAAGCGCCGTACCGCTGGCGGCTGTTCGACGGTCTGGGGCACTTCCCGCACGAGGAGGACCCGGTCGCGTTCTCCAGCGAACTGGTCAGCTGGCTGAAGGACCCCGAGCCCGACCGGTGA
- a CDS encoding MarP family serine protease, with translation MNVLDILLLVAAVWFAIVGYRQGFVVGILSVIGFLGGGLVAVYVLPAIWSAVTDEAKVSTTAAVVAVIVVIVCASVGQAFTTHLGNKLRRYITWSPARALDATGGAVVNVVAMLLVAWLIGSALAGTTLPTLGKEVRNSKVLLGVSRALPTQANTWFADFSSALAQNGFPQVFSPFSNEPITDVQPPDPKLANSPVVQTAKRSIVKVTGQAPSCGKVLEGSGFVFADRRVMTNAHVVGGVDEPNVQIGGEGRMYAAKVVLYDWKRDIAVLDVPTLKAPPLQFTSTDAERGAGAIVAGFPENGAYDVRPARVRGRITANGPDIYHRGTVQRDVYSLYATVRQGNSGGPLLTPEGKVYGVVFAKSLDSAQTGYALTRDEISQDIDRGRTANQQVGSDNCAL, from the coding sequence GTGAATGTGCTGGACATCCTGTTGCTCGTCGCCGCCGTGTGGTTCGCGATCGTGGGCTACCGCCAGGGCTTCGTCGTCGGCATCCTGTCGGTGATCGGCTTCCTGGGCGGCGGCCTCGTCGCGGTCTACGTCCTGCCCGCCATCTGGAGCGCGGTGACCGACGAGGCCAAGGTGAGTACGACCGCGGCCGTCGTCGCCGTGATCGTGGTCATCGTCTGTGCCTCCGTGGGACAGGCGTTCACCACGCACCTGGGGAACAAGCTGCGCCGGTACATCACCTGGTCCCCGGCCCGCGCCCTGGACGCCACGGGCGGTGCCGTGGTGAACGTGGTGGCGATGCTCCTCGTCGCGTGGCTCATCGGCTCGGCCCTGGCCGGCACGACGCTGCCCACGCTCGGCAAGGAAGTGCGCAACTCCAAGGTCCTGCTCGGCGTGTCCAGAGCCCTGCCCACGCAGGCGAACACGTGGTTCGCGGACTTCTCGTCCGCGCTCGCGCAGAACGGCTTCCCGCAGGTCTTCAGCCCGTTCTCGAACGAGCCGATCACCGACGTCCAGCCCCCCGACCCGAAGCTGGCGAACAGCCCGGTCGTGCAGACGGCCAAGCGCTCCATCGTCAAGGTGACCGGCCAGGCCCCCAGTTGCGGCAAGGTCCTCGAAGGCTCCGGCTTCGTCTTCGCCGACCGCCGCGTCATGACGAACGCGCACGTGGTCGGCGGCGTGGACGAGCCGAACGTACAGATAGGCGGCGAAGGCCGGATGTACGCGGCGAAGGTCGTCCTCTACGACTGGAAGCGCGACATCGCCGTACTCGACGTGCCCACGCTGAAGGCGCCCCCGCTCCAGTTCACGTCCACGGACGCCGAGCGCGGCGCAGGCGCGATCGTCGCCGGCTTCCCGGAGAACGGCGCGTACGACGTCCGCCCCGCGCGCGTGCGCGGCCGCATCACGGCCAACGGCCCGGACATCTACCACCGCGGCACCGTGCAACGCGATGTGTACTCGCTCTACGCGACCGTCCGCCAGGGCAACTCCGGCGGCCCGCTGCTCACGCCCGAGGGCAAGGTGTACGGCGTGGTCTTCGCGAAGTCACTCGACAGCGCCCAGACCGGGTACGCGCTCACCCGAGACGAGATCAGCCAGGACATCGACCGCGGCCGCACGGCCAACCAGCAGGTGGGCAGCGACAACTGCGCCCTGTGA
- a CDS encoding phage holin family protein — MSAPDGTPVGAERSIGQLVATATTEMSALVHDEIALAKAQLKQDVKRGAVGGGALAAAGVVLLFSLPMLSFALAYGIQAWTGGHNGEGGWNLGWCFLLSFAANVLVAGLLALIGVVFAKKAKKGKGPQKVAASVKETAGVLGNAKPHPRQVVPANRVGDTVEAVARSSS, encoded by the coding sequence ATGAGCGCACCCGACGGCACACCGGTCGGCGCCGAACGCAGCATCGGCCAGCTGGTCGCCACGGCCACGACCGAGATGTCCGCGCTGGTGCACGACGAGATCGCCCTGGCGAAGGCCCAGCTCAAGCAGGACGTCAAGCGCGGCGCGGTCGGCGGCGGCGCCCTGGCGGCAGCCGGCGTGGTCCTGCTCTTCTCCCTGCCCATGCTGAGCTTCGCGCTCGCCTACGGGATCCAGGCCTGGACCGGCGGGCACAACGGCGAGGGCGGCTGGAACCTCGGCTGGTGCTTCCTGCTGTCCTTCGCGGCGAACGTGCTGGTGGCCGGCCTGCTCGCGCTGATCGGCGTCGTCTTCGCGAAGAAGGCCAAGAAGGGCAAGGGCCCGCAGAAGGTCGCCGCCTCGGTCAAGGAGACGGCAGGCGTACTGGGGAACGCCAAACCGCACCCCCGTCAGGTGGTCCCGGCGAACCGAGTCGGCGACACGGTCGAGGCTGTGGCACGCTCGTCTTCATGA
- the acs gene encoding acetate--CoA ligase, translated as MVWDTTDTLGKGDVVSNESLANLLKEERRFAPPADLAAAANVTAEAYEQAKADRLGFWAEQARRLTWATEPTETLDWSNPPFAKWFADGKLNVAYNCVDRHVEAGNGDRVAIHFEGEPGDSRAITYAELKDEVSRAANALTELGVQKGDRVAVYLPMIPEAVVAMLACARIGAAHSVVFGGFSADAIAARIRDADAKVVITADGGYRRGKPSALKPAVDDAVSRVDGVEKVLVVQRTKQDVAWTEGRDVWWHEITQKQSAEHTPEAFDAEQPLFILYTSGTTGKPKGILHTSGGYLTQASYTHHAVFDLKPETDVYWCTADIGWVTGHSYITYGPLSNGATQVIYEGTPDTPHQGRFWEIVQKYGVTILYTAPTAIRTFMKWGDDIPAKFDLSSLRVLGSVGEPINPEAWMWYRKNIGGDKCPIVDTWWQTETGAMMISPLPGVTETKPGSAQRALPGISATVVDDEAREVPNGGGGYLVLTEPWPSMLRTIWGDDQRFIDTYWSRFEGKYFAGDGAKKDEDGDIWLLGRVDDVMLVSGHNISTTEVESALVSHPSVAEAAVVGAADETTGQAIVAFVILRGTASADDEGLVADLRNHVGATLGPIAKPKRVLPVAELPKTRSGKIMRRLLRDVAENRELGDVTTLTDSSVMDLIQTRLPAASSED; from the coding sequence GTGGTCTGGGACACAACGGACACCCTGGGAAAGGGAGATGTCGTGAGCAACGAAAGCCTGGCCAACCTTCTTAAGGAAGAGCGAAGGTTTGCGCCGCCGGCCGACCTGGCGGCCGCCGCCAACGTCACCGCGGAGGCGTACGAACAGGCCAAGGCTGACAGGCTCGGCTTCTGGGCCGAGCAGGCCCGCCGGCTGACCTGGGCCACCGAGCCGACCGAAACCCTCGACTGGTCGAACCCGCCGTTCGCCAAGTGGTTCGCCGACGGGAAACTGAACGTCGCGTACAACTGCGTGGACCGCCACGTCGAGGCCGGGAACGGCGACCGGGTCGCCATCCACTTCGAGGGTGAGCCGGGCGACAGCCGGGCCATCACCTACGCGGAGCTCAAGGACGAGGTCAGCCGCGCGGCCAACGCGCTGACCGAGCTGGGCGTGCAGAAGGGCGACCGCGTCGCCGTCTACCTGCCGATGATCCCCGAGGCCGTCGTCGCGATGCTGGCGTGCGCGCGCATCGGTGCCGCGCACTCGGTCGTCTTCGGTGGATTCTCGGCCGACGCCATCGCGGCCCGCATCCGGGACGCCGACGCCAAGGTCGTCATCACGGCCGACGGCGGCTACCGGCGTGGCAAGCCGTCCGCTCTCAAGCCCGCCGTCGACGACGCCGTCAGCCGCGTCGACGGGGTCGAGAAGGTCCTCGTCGTCCAGCGCACCAAGCAGGACGTCGCCTGGACCGAGGGCCGCGACGTGTGGTGGCACGAGATCACGCAGAAGCAGTCGGCGGAGCACACGCCCGAGGCGTTCGACGCCGAGCAGCCGCTGTTCATCCTCTACACGTCCGGCACCACAGGTAAGCCCAAGGGCATCCTGCACACCTCCGGCGGCTACCTCACGCAGGCCTCGTACACCCACCATGCGGTGTTCGACCTCAAGCCGGAGACCGACGTCTACTGGTGCACGGCCGACATCGGATGGGTCACCGGGCACTCGTACATCACCTACGGCCCGCTCTCGAACGGCGCGACGCAGGTCATCTACGAGGGCACCCCGGACACCCCGCACCAGGGCCGCTTCTGGGAGATCGTGCAGAAGTACGGGGTGACGATCCTGTACACGGCGCCGACGGCGATCCGCACGTTCATGAAGTGGGGGGACGACATCCCCGCCAAGTTCGACCTGAGCAGTCTGCGGGTCCTCGGTTCGGTCGGCGAGCCGATCAACCCCGAGGCCTGGATGTGGTACCGGAAGAACATCGGCGGCGACAAGTGCCCCATCGTGGACACCTGGTGGCAGACCGAGACCGGCGCGATGATGATCTCGCCGCTGCCCGGCGTCACCGAGACCAAGCCGGGCTCCGCCCAGCGTGCCCTACCCGGCATCTCGGCGACGGTGGTGGACGACGAGGCTCGCGAAGTGCCCAACGGGGGCGGCGGTTACCTCGTCCTGACCGAGCCGTGGCCGTCGATGCTGCGCACGATCTGGGGCGACGACCAGCGGTTCATCGACACGTACTGGTCCCGTTTCGAGGGCAAGTACTTCGCCGGTGACGGCGCCAAGAAGGACGAGGACGGCGACATCTGGCTGCTCGGCCGGGTGGACGACGTGATGCTGGTATCCGGCCACAACATCTCGACCACCGAGGTCGAGTCGGCGCTCGTCTCGCACCCCTCCGTCGCCGAGGCGGCGGTCGTGGGCGCGGCCGACGAGACGACGGGTCAGGCCATCGTGGCCTTCGTGATCCTGCGCGGCACGGCGTCCGCCGACGACGAGGGCCTCGTCGCCGACCTGCGCAACCACGTGGGCGCGACACTCGGCCCGATCGCCAAGCCGAAGCGGGTCCTGCCCGTGGCCGAGCTGCCCAAGACCCGCTCCGGGAAGATCATGCGGCGCCTGCTGCGTGACGTCGCGGAGAACAGGGAGCTGGGAGACGTCACGACCCTGACGGACTCGTCCGTCATGGACCTCATCCAGACCAGGCTCCCGGCCGCGTCGAGCGAGGACTGA
- a CDS encoding bifunctional SulP family inorganic anion transporter/carbonic anhydrase: protein MSACVPTRPADPTRTDETSRTHPPHSPPPKPPRRFRVSGADLSASAAVFLIALPLSLGIALATGAPLQAGLVAAAVGGLVAGRLGGSPLQVSGPAAGLTVVTADLIHRYGWRTTCAITVIAGIAQLGLGCLRVARSALAVSPAVVHGMLAGIGVTIAVAQVHIVLGGIPQSAVLGNLRALPAQLTHVDLAALGLSLLTLAVLFAWPRIPGRAGRALRRVPAALVAVACATATAAFAGITVTKVDLPSWSSHALAGLPEGPVLGLVAAVLTVTLVCSVQSLLGAVAVDKLASSKPALRPAARRSDLDRELLGQGAANIVSGTLGGLPVAGVAVRSAANVNAGGESRNSAMLHGVWVVVAALLMVPALELIPLASLAALVMAVGIQMVSLHHIRTVTRHREVLVYAVTTLGVVVLGVLEGVALGIAVAVAVALHRLARTRITHTVDGTDRAGAAGAEGRGGTHHVRVRGQLTFLAVPRLSRVLHQVPQGACCVVELDGSFMDHAAFESLQDWQKSHVAQGGKVEVTGRAGTRIAEPASASHSCCRPWTPWRNHHCDRPQTETAAPPTGGGGYQLASGISAFQRDTAPHVRDELARLAREGQRPTQLFLTCADSRLVTSMITSSGPGDLFVVRNVGNLVPLPGAESGDDSVAAAIEYAVDVLKVQSITVCGHSGCGAMQALLNSPPEGGAQTPLKRWLRHGLPSLARMAAANQPWARLAGRAPADSVEQLCLTNVVQQLEHLRAHESVARRLQEGSLELHGMYFHVGEAQAYLLTERPDEVFDQVAPEGELRPA from the coding sequence ATGTCAGCCTGCGTCCCCACACGCCCTGCCGATCCGACACGGACCGACGAAACCAGCCGCACCCATCCACCCCACAGCCCGCCGCCGAAGCCGCCCCGCCGCTTCCGCGTCTCGGGCGCCGACCTGTCCGCGTCCGCGGCGGTCTTCCTGATCGCCCTGCCGCTGTCCCTCGGAATCGCCCTCGCCACCGGGGCCCCGCTCCAGGCGGGACTCGTGGCCGCCGCCGTCGGCGGACTCGTGGCTGGCCGCCTCGGCGGCTCCCCGCTGCAGGTCAGCGGCCCGGCCGCCGGCCTCACCGTCGTCACCGCCGACCTCATCCACCGCTACGGCTGGCGGACGACCTGCGCGATCACCGTCATCGCCGGAATCGCCCAACTCGGCCTCGGCTGCCTGCGCGTGGCCCGCAGCGCGCTCGCCGTGTCCCCCGCCGTCGTCCACGGCATGCTCGCCGGAATCGGCGTCACCATCGCGGTCGCCCAGGTGCACATCGTGCTCGGCGGCATCCCCCAGAGCGCCGTCCTCGGCAATCTCCGTGCGCTGCCCGCCCAGTTGACCCACGTGGACCTGGCCGCACTGGGCCTGAGCCTCCTGACGCTCGCGGTCCTGTTCGCCTGGCCCCGGATCCCCGGACGTGCCGGGCGGGCTCTGCGCCGGGTGCCCGCCGCGCTCGTCGCCGTCGCCTGCGCCACGGCCACCGCCGCGTTCGCCGGGATCACCGTGACCAAGGTCGACCTGCCGTCCTGGAGCAGCCACGCCCTCGCCGGCCTGCCCGAAGGGCCCGTACTGGGCCTCGTGGCGGCCGTCCTGACCGTGACGCTCGTGTGCAGCGTGCAGTCGCTGCTCGGCGCCGTCGCCGTGGACAAACTCGCATCCTCGAAGCCCGCCCTGCGGCCGGCGGCCCGCCGCTCCGACCTCGACCGGGAACTGCTCGGCCAGGGGGCGGCCAACATCGTCTCCGGCACCCTCGGCGGACTCCCCGTCGCCGGGGTCGCGGTCCGCAGCGCCGCGAATGTGAACGCGGGCGGTGAGAGCAGGAACTCCGCGATGCTGCACGGCGTTTGGGTAGTAGTGGCCGCGCTCCTGATGGTCCCGGCGCTCGAGCTGATCCCCCTCGCCTCGCTCGCCGCCCTGGTCATGGCCGTCGGCATCCAGATGGTGTCCCTGCACCACATCCGGACGGTCACACGCCACCGCGAGGTCCTCGTCTACGCCGTGACGACGCTCGGTGTGGTCGTCCTCGGTGTACTCGAGGGTGTCGCCCTCGGCATCGCGGTCGCCGTCGCGGTTGCCCTGCACCGGCTCGCCCGCACACGGATCACCCACACCGTGGACGGAACAGACAGAGCAGGCGCTGCGGGCGCCGAAGGCCGAGGCGGGACGCATCACGTGCGAGTGCGCGGGCAGCTGACGTTCCTCGCCGTGCCCCGGCTCAGCCGCGTACTGCACCAGGTACCCCAAGGGGCCTGCTGCGTCGTGGAGTTGGACGGGTCCTTCATGGACCACGCCGCGTTCGAGTCCCTGCAGGACTGGCAGAAGTCGCATGTCGCGCAGGGCGGGAAGGTCGAGGTGACCGGGCGGGCGGGGACCCGTATCGCCGAGCCCGCGTCGGCGTCGCACTCCTGCTGCCGGCCGTGGACGCCTTGGCGCAACCACCACTGCGACCGCCCGCAGACCGAGACCGCCGCTCCCCCGACCGGCGGTGGCGGGTATCAACTGGCCAGCGGCATCAGCGCGTTCCAGCGGGACACGGCGCCGCATGTGCGGGACGAGCTCGCCCGGCTCGCCCGTGAGGGGCAGCGGCCCACCCAGCTGTTCCTGACCTGCGCCGACTCCCGGCTCGTGACGTCGATGATCACCTCAAGCGGCCCCGGCGACCTCTTCGTCGTCAGGAACGTGGGGAATCTGGTGCCGCTGCCGGGCGCCGAGAGCGGTGACGACTCGGTCGCCGCGGCCATCGAGTACGCCGTCGACGTACTGAAGGTGCAGTCGATCACCGTGTGCGGGCACTCCGGCTGCGGTGCTATGCAGGCGCTGCTCAACAGTCCGCCCGAGGGCGGCGCGCAGACACCCCTGAAGCGGTGGCTGCGGCACGGCCTGCCGAGCCTGGCCCGCATGGCGGCCGCGAACCAGCCCTGGGCGCGGCTCGCGGGGCGCGCCCCCGCCGACTCGGTCGAGCAGCTCTGCCTGACCAATGTCGTCCAGCAGTTGGAGCATCTGCGGGCGCACGAGTCGGTGGCCCGCCGCCTCCAGGAGGGCTCGCTCGAACTGCACGGGATGTACTTCCACGTGGGCGAGGCGCAGGCCTATCTGCTCACCGAGCGGCCCGACGAGGTGTTCGACCAGGTGGCGCCGGAGGGCGAACTGCGCCCTGCCTGA
- the nhaA gene encoding Na+/H+ antiporter NhaA — protein MAAPAPSKNSRKVLGRLSLPERTFVADALRAETVGGVLLLVAAIAALVWANTPLSDSYEAVRDFHIGPSALGLHLSLEHWAADGLLAVFFFVAGIELKRELVAGDLRDPKAAMLPVAAALCGMAIPALVYFLVNVTGGGSLDGWAVPTATDIAFALAVLAVIGTSLPSSLRAFLLTLAVVDDLFAILIIAVFFTSDINFAALAGAVVGLAVFWLLLRKGVRGWYIYVPLALVIWGLMYNSGIHSTIAGVAMGLMLRCTRQDGEEHSPGEHIEHLVRPFSAGLAVPMFALLSAGVAVSGSALTDVFTKPETLGVVLGLVVGKAVGIFGGTWLTARFTRASLSDELAWPDVFAVASLAGIGFTVSLLIGELAFAGNPLLTDEIKAAVLMGSLIAAVLSSVLLKLRNAKYRAVCADEERDDDLDGIPDIYEEDKPEYHLRMAEIYEKKAAEHRRLAEVTGGASDGSSRPA, from the coding sequence GTGGCCGCGCCCGCCCCCAGCAAGAACAGCCGTAAGGTCCTCGGCCGGCTCTCCCTTCCCGAGCGTACGTTCGTGGCGGACGCCCTGCGTGCCGAGACCGTCGGCGGAGTACTGCTCCTCGTCGCCGCGATCGCCGCCCTCGTCTGGGCCAACACCCCGCTCAGCGACAGCTACGAGGCCGTGCGCGACTTCCACATCGGCCCCTCCGCGCTCGGCCTCCACCTGTCGCTTGAGCACTGGGCCGCCGACGGACTGCTCGCCGTGTTCTTCTTCGTCGCCGGCATCGAGCTCAAGCGCGAACTCGTCGCCGGTGACCTGCGCGACCCCAAGGCGGCCATGCTGCCCGTCGCCGCCGCGCTCTGCGGCATGGCGATCCCCGCGCTCGTCTACTTCCTGGTCAACGTCACGGGCGGCGGCTCGCTCGACGGCTGGGCCGTGCCGACCGCCACCGACATCGCGTTCGCGCTGGCCGTACTCGCCGTCATCGGCACCTCGCTGCCGTCCTCGCTGCGCGCGTTCCTGCTCACGCTCGCCGTCGTCGACGACCTCTTCGCGATCCTGATCATCGCTGTCTTCTTCACCAGCGACATCAACTTCGCGGCCCTCGCGGGCGCCGTCGTCGGCCTCGCCGTCTTCTGGCTGCTCCTGCGCAAGGGCGTACGCGGCTGGTACATCTACGTGCCGCTGGCCCTCGTCATCTGGGGCCTGATGTACAACAGCGGCATCCACTCCACCATCGCCGGTGTCGCCATGGGGCTCATGCTGCGCTGCACCCGGCAGGACGGCGAGGAGCACTCCCCCGGCGAGCACATCGAGCACCTGGTGCGCCCCTTCTCGGCGGGGCTCGCCGTGCCGATGTTCGCCCTTCTCAGCGCGGGCGTCGCCGTGTCGGGCAGTGCCCTGACCGACGTGTTCACCAAGCCGGAGACGCTCGGTGTGGTGCTCGGGCTCGTCGTCGGCAAGGCCGTCGGCATCTTCGGCGGCACCTGGCTGACGGCTCGTTTCACCCGAGCCTCGCTCTCCGACGAACTCGCCTGGCCCGACGTGTTCGCGGTCGCGTCCCTCGCCGGCATCGGCTTCACCGTCTCGCTCCTCATCGGCGAACTCGCCTTCGCCGGGAACCCGTTGCTGACCGACGAGATCAAGGCCGCCGTCCTGATGGGTTCCCTCATCGCGGCGGTCCTGTCGAGCGTCCTGCTCAAGCTCCGGAACGCCAAGTACCGCGCGGTCTGCGCCGATGAGGAGCGCGACGACGACCTCGACGGCATCCCCGACATCTACGAGGAGGACAAGCCGGAGTACCACTTGCGGATGGCGGAGATCTACGAGAAGAAGGCCGCCGAACACCGCAGGCTTGCCGAAGTGACGGGCGGGGCAAGCGACGGGAGCAGTCGTCCGGCATGA
- a CDS encoding Crp/Fnr family transcriptional regulator yields the protein MDDVLRRAPLFAALDDEQAAELRASMSEVTLARGDALFHEGDPGDRLYVVTEGKVKLHRTSPDGRENMLAVLGPGELIGELSLFDPGPRTATASALTEVKLLGLGHGDLLPWLNARPEVASALLRAVARRLRKTNDQMSDLVFSDVPGRVARALLDLSRRFGVQSEEGIHVVHDLTQEELAQLVGASRETVNKALADFAGRGWLRLEARAVILLDVERLAKRSR from the coding sequence GTGGACGACGTTCTGCGGCGCGCCCCGCTTTTCGCGGCGCTCGATGATGAGCAGGCCGCGGAGCTCCGCGCCTCCATGAGTGAGGTGACCCTCGCGCGCGGCGACGCCCTCTTCCACGAGGGCGACCCCGGAGACCGCCTGTACGTGGTCACCGAGGGCAAGGTGAAGCTCCACCGCACCTCCCCCGACGGCCGCGAGAACATGCTCGCGGTGCTCGGCCCCGGCGAGCTGATCGGCGAGCTCTCGCTGTTCGACCCGGGCCCGCGCACGGCGACCGCCTCCGCGCTCACCGAGGTCAAGCTCCTCGGCCTCGGCCACGGCGACCTCCTGCCCTGGCTGAACGCGCGCCCCGAGGTGGCCTCCGCCCTGCTGCGCGCCGTCGCCCGGCGCCTGCGCAAGACCAACGACCAGATGTCCGACCTGGTCTTCTCGGACGTGCCGGGCCGCGTGGCCCGCGCGCTCCTGGACCTCTCCCGCCGCTTCGGTGTGCAGTCGGAGGAGGGCATTCACGTCGTGCACGACCTGACGCAGGAGGAGCTGGCCCAGCTGGTCGGCGCCTCCCGCGAGACGGTGAACAAGGCGCTCGCGGACTTCGCGGGCCGCGGCTGGCTCCGCCTGGAGGCCCGCGCCGTGATCCTGCTCGACGTGGAGCGCCTCGCGAAGCGCTCGCGCTGA
- the nth gene encoding endonuclease III translates to MGSGGAAGSGGKRAAAKKAGAAKPVKKAAAAKSDKPPKKAAAKPESRTALVRRARRINRELAEVYPYAHPELDFENPFQLLVATVMSAQTTDLRVNQTTPALFARYPTPEDLAAANPEDVEELIRPTGFFRAKTKSIMGLAAALRDEFGGEVPGRLEDLVKLPGVGRKTAFVVMGNAFGRPGITVDTHFGRLVRRWKWTEETDPDKVEKAIGELFPKSDWTMLSHHVIFHGRRICHARKPACGACPIAPLCPAYGEGETDPEKAKKLLKYEKGGFPGQRLKPPQSYLDAGGIPAPPLGATAPPATGE, encoded by the coding sequence GTGGGTTCCGGTGGTGCCGCGGGTTCCGGAGGCAAGCGTGCTGCCGCGAAGAAGGCCGGCGCCGCCAAGCCCGTGAAGAAGGCCGCCGCCGCGAAGTCGGACAAGCCCCCGAAGAAGGCCGCTGCCAAGCCCGAGTCCCGCACCGCGCTCGTCCGGCGGGCCCGGCGCATCAATCGTGAGCTCGCCGAGGTGTACCCGTACGCCCACCCCGAGCTGGACTTCGAGAACCCCTTCCAGCTGCTCGTCGCCACGGTGATGTCCGCCCAGACCACCGATCTGCGGGTCAATCAGACGACGCCCGCCCTCTTCGCCAGGTACCCGACCCCGGAGGACCTCGCGGCCGCGAACCCCGAGGACGTCGAGGAGCTGATCCGGCCCACCGGGTTCTTCCGCGCCAAGACGAAGTCGATCATGGGGCTCGCGGCGGCACTGCGGGACGAGTTCGGGGGCGAGGTCCCGGGGCGTCTCGAAGACCTCGTCAAGCTGCCCGGCGTCGGCCGCAAGACCGCCTTCGTCGTGATGGGCAACGCCTTCGGGCGGCCGGGAATCACCGTGGACACGCACTTCGGGCGGCTCGTGCGGCGCTGGAAGTGGACGGAGGAGACCGACCCGGACAAGGTCGAGAAGGCCATCGGCGAGCTCTTCCCGAAGAGCGACTGGACGATGCTCTCCCACCACGTGATCTTCCACGGCCGCCGGATCTGCCACGCCCGCAAGCCCGCCTGCGGCGCCTGCCCGATCGCGCCGCTCTGCCCGGCGTACGGGGAGGGCGAGACCGACCCGGAGAAGGCGAAGAAGCTCCTGAAGTACGAGAAGGGCGGCTTCCCCGGCCAGCGCCTGAAGCCCCCGCAGTCGTACCTGGACGCCGGCGGTATCCCGGCGCCCCCGCTCGGCGCCACCGCGCCGCCCGCCACGGGGGAGTGA